A portion of the Calothrix sp. 336/3 genome contains these proteins:
- the drmC gene encoding DISARM system phospholipase D-like protein DrmC: MTSPLLKLSRPSLLGLAAALETGRIQMNYSESNIAKYVSPLLAREIIAELNYLHSIGATASHIAYTLRLLASEREKSQEKQDSVELVWTGQEVLGSESRDTGVVVRDLFSTAKTSVLISSFAIDKGSKARALFATLAERMDANSELNVRMFLNVQRPHNNQQPESILLREFATTFRKQIWMGKRFPLVFYDPRSLALGNGFKACLHAKCIVVDEERLLVTSANFTEAAHERNIEAGVLINDPVAARGLRSQFETLVAKNILLRVPGI; encoded by the coding sequence ATGACATCGCCACTACTTAAACTTAGCCGACCTTCCCTTCTAGGATTAGCAGCTGCCTTAGAAACGGGAAGGATACAGATGAACTATAGTGAATCAAATATTGCCAAATATGTATCACCCCTATTAGCGAGGGAAATTATTGCAGAACTTAATTACCTCCATTCCATAGGCGCAACAGCAAGTCACATTGCTTACACATTGCGTCTGCTTGCAAGCGAACGGGAAAAATCTCAAGAAAAACAAGATTCTGTGGAATTAGTTTGGACGGGGCAGGAAGTATTGGGTTCGGAAAGCCGCGACACTGGGGTTGTTGTGCGGGATTTATTTAGTACAGCCAAGACCAGCGTCTTGATTTCTAGCTTTGCCATTGATAAAGGTTCTAAAGCACGCGCATTATTTGCAACATTAGCAGAACGAATGGATGCGAACTCGGAATTAAACGTAAGAATGTTTCTTAACGTCCAAAGACCCCATAATAATCAGCAACCAGAATCAATCTTGCTGAGGGAATTTGCAACCACCTTCCGCAAACAAATCTGGATGGGAAAACGTTTCCCATTAGTATTTTACGACCCCCGTTCACTTGCACTTGGTAACGGTTTCAAAGCTTGCTTACACGCCAAATGCATCGTTGTAGATGAAGAACGGCTACTGGTGACATCTGCAAATTTTACCGAAGCTGCCCACGAACGCAACATAGAGGCTGGTGTATTAATCAATGACCCTGTAGCTGCCAGAGGTCTGCGATCACAGTTTGAAACTTTAGTTGCTAAAAATATATTACTCAGAGTGCCTGGTATTTAA
- a CDS encoding DNA cytosine methyltransferase, whose translation MMSKNKKLVVSLFCGIGGLDLGFKSAGFEVAVAIDNNPKVLELYRLNFPDTTVLCRDIGEISASEIREIIQYKYPDWDGEIAAVIGGPPCQGFSVAGKQDVNDKRSQLVLKFINLVVELNPSMFVMENVPAIEWKKFAGITENAIARVEEHYILSKWLLTASDFGVPQKRQRAIWVGSKFGEIAAPVGSEKKFNVGDAIADLTHLPINSHVDTWELSQKGEYAEYLDKIFTSTRLSDHPGASKPSNRISGCRATSHTAATQRKYGDTLPGEKEPTTWAKRLSADGFSPTLRAGSGNRTAARPIHYEHTRVITVREAARLQSFPDWFNFGPSKLAAHKAIGNSVPPLLAYAIAQALTSQFASQVWTHLEEQQNISFGDSTRTTIVLRCPETGCFVFRYLLDLQTLEASVDLRLFYSMGQQSGKQNCGTSGLVDGDNIKVGSERSPPGFLKDSLHEKLPEMNN comes from the coding sequence ATGATGTCAAAAAATAAGAAATTAGTAGTCAGTTTATTTTGTGGAATTGGTGGTCTTGATTTAGGCTTTAAATCTGCGGGATTTGAAGTAGCAGTTGCCATCGATAACAATCCTAAAGTATTAGAACTATATCGCCTCAATTTCCCAGATACGACAGTTTTATGTCGGGATATTGGGGAGATTTCCGCATCAGAAATTAGAGAAATAATTCAATATAAATATCCAGACTGGGATGGGGAAATTGCCGCCGTGATTGGTGGACCACCCTGTCAAGGCTTTTCCGTTGCTGGAAAGCAAGATGTGAATGATAAGCGCAGCCAATTAGTCCTCAAATTCATCAATCTGGTGGTAGAACTAAATCCGTCAATGTTCGTGATGGAGAACGTTCCAGCTATTGAATGGAAGAAATTTGCTGGCATTACCGAGAATGCGATCGCACGAGTCGAAGAACACTACATCCTATCCAAATGGTTGCTCACAGCATCCGATTTCGGTGTGCCCCAAAAACGGCAACGAGCTATCTGGGTGGGGTCAAAATTTGGTGAGATTGCTGCACCTGTCGGGAGCGAGAAGAAGTTTAATGTGGGGGATGCGATCGCTGACCTAACCCACCTCCCCATAAATTCCCACGTCGATACATGGGAACTGAGCCAAAAGGGCGAATACGCCGAATATTTGGACAAAATCTTCACTTCGACAAGGCTCAGTGACCACCCTGGAGCATCAAAACCATCAAATCGAATTAGCGGATGCAGAGCAACAAGCCACACAGCTGCAACTCAGCGCAAATATGGCGACACTCTACCAGGGGAAAAAGAACCGACGACTTGGGCAAAACGATTGTCAGCCGATGGATTTTCCCCTACGTTACGCGCTGGGAGCGGGAATCGAACCGCAGCAAGACCGATTCACTACGAACATACGCGGGTGATAACTGTTCGTGAGGCTGCGAGGTTGCAAAGTTTCCCGGATTGGTTCAATTTTGGTCCGAGTAAGTTGGCTGCACATAAAGCGATCGGTAATAGCGTTCCACCTTTGCTGGCTTATGCGATAGCGCAAGCGCTGACTAGTCAGTTCGCTTCTCAGGTATGGACACATTTGGAAGAACAGCAAAATATCTCCTTTGGAGACTCTACGCGAACAACGATTGTTTTGCGATGTCCGGAGACAGGTTGCTTTGTGTTTAGGTATCTACTAGACTTACAAACCCTTGAAGCGTCGGTTGATTTGAGACTTTTTTACTCAATGGGGCAACAGTCAGGAAAACAAAATTGCGGAACTTCTGGGTTAGTTGATGGGGACAATATCAAAGTCGGTAGCGAACGATCGCCACCGGGTTTTTTGAAAGATTCGTTGCATGAAAAGTTGCCTGAAATGAATAATTAA
- a CDS encoding Uma2 family endonuclease has product MLSDKPKTVILPSTEELACSDDIPVDNEDQNFLPNILLFLLTSIWANRTDWYFGVDMAVYHTTGVNPRVPVVPDGFLSLGVERKKGGKSRRSYAVWEENEVVPILALEMVSHTPGDEYDEKLEIYRKLGVLYYIIYNPEYWQRDRHQPFEIYKLVDENYQQQIGEPLWMPEVGLGIGRHQGVIGGIKQEFLSWYNEQGDRYLMAEEKAEKLAQHLRSLGIDPDNLPPD; this is encoded by the coding sequence ATGCTGTCAGACAAACCAAAAACGGTAATACTACCCAGCACCGAAGAATTAGCCTGCTCGGACGATATACCCGTGGATAACGAAGACCAAAATTTTCTACCAAATATTCTATTGTTCTTGCTTACTTCGATTTGGGCAAATCGCACCGACTGGTACTTTGGTGTAGACATGGCAGTCTACCACACCACAGGGGTTAATCCGAGAGTACCCGTGGTTCCAGATGGGTTTTTGAGTTTGGGAGTGGAACGCAAAAAAGGTGGAAAATCCCGCCGAAGTTACGCGGTGTGGGAAGAAAACGAGGTAGTACCGATATTAGCCTTAGAAATGGTATCCCACACGCCAGGGGACGAATACGACGAAAAATTGGAAATTTATCGCAAACTTGGCGTACTTTACTACATTATTTACAACCCCGAATATTGGCAACGGGATAGACATCAACCGTTTGAAATTTATAAGTTGGTGGATGAGAATTATCAACAACAAATTGGCGAACCATTATGGATGCCAGAAGTTGGTTTAGGAATTGGAAGACATCAAGGTGTTATTGGTGGAATTAAACAGGAATTTTTATCTTGGTATAACGAACAAGGCGATCGCTATTTAATGGCAGAAGAGAAAGCAGAAAAATTGGCACAGCATTTACGTTCTCTTGGTATAGACCCTGATAATTTACCTCCCGATTAG
- a CDS encoding helix-turn-helix transcriptional regulator, whose protein sequence is MQGIPLDLVSRIDWDKDYGEFLLKQREDRKFSREEVAKAITDLGEPCSQQLIHKIEKWNSKGDRSVSLSIVLKYCQVLGIDLKDFYPVVAQTISHPLFQRISSIAVD, encoded by the coding sequence ATGCAAGGAATACCTTTAGATTTAGTCTCTAGGATTGATTGGGATAAAGATTATGGCGAGTTTTTATTGAAACAAAGAGAAGATAGAAAATTTTCAAGAGAAGAAGTTGCAAAAGCAATTACAGACCTTGGTGAGCCCTGCTCACAGCAGCTCATCCATAAGATAGAAAAATGGAATAGTAAAGGAGATCGATCGGTTTCTCTATCTATTGTTCTTAAATATTGCCAGGTTTTAGGCATCGATCTGAAAGATTTTTATCCCGTGGTGGCGCAAACTATTAGCCATCCTTTATTCCAAAGAATATCGTCTATAGCAGTTGATTAA
- a CDS encoding plasmid replication protein, CyRepA1 family, translating to MNAISEVSRQGYGVSQYTQIQSQHLQEWHESGVDTEIINLNVKSLEGNTPYEYLIYSPKISRRNDGRLRDGDLKKYHHIEHGGWWCSGVDPLDDYNPMMWGCFKPDKPRRDRNKIHKYVKYEHPYKEPTRAYFLEVPHRIWRKISKSCGIAIAPEDLLNPQGFWHWVWKNNVPIVIVEGAKKAACLLTAGYATIAIPGINSGYRIPKDEEGNITGKPFLIPDLKHFATEDRRIDICFDCDKKRETMQHVRTAIKRMGKLLAMEKCKVRVIELPGPEKGVDDFVVAQGEDAFNMLYHKAETLDIWQVKLFTLLTYQPAIECDRKYLGQIQIPDTEKLIVLKSAKGTGKTEWLTGEVAKAHEQNRRVLIITHRIQLGEALCDRFGVNYVTEVRDSGTGDLLGYGVCIDSLHQQSQARFNPNDWYNDTVIIDECDQVFWHLLNSGTEVAKRRVSVLKNLKLLIQNVLSSPQGKIYLASADVSDCDVDYVLSLAGEIKVKPFAIANNYQPQSGNCYTYDGSNPKDLIAALDRAIPEGGHHLLCCSAQKVKSKWGTQALEERFRRKFPDLRILRIDSESVSDPSHPAFGCIAHLNEILTKYDLVIASPSLETGVSIDIKGHFSAVWGIFQGVQSANSVRQMLARVRETVDRHIWVRSSGIGFVGNGSISVGVLLASQHAAAKANIMLLSQADNADYSIDENFQPESLQTWAKRACVINAQMRCYREFVSQGLEEDGYRVIDADKVPDEECYGVYDSVKTASKELYGEECRAIASSETISDTEFKKLQDKKRKVCGEGFLPQNFSRQAKTKTERNQERKALLKERYGVEVTPTLVEKDDRGWYPQLRLHYFLTVGREQLFERDSKRAKSQIEAGESAVWKPDFNRGQLLPAVLILEELNIRYFLTPGIMFRGSDVELQNLKALAVKHRYFIRDYLGVSVSEGLSAIAIIQKLLSQMGLKLSYVSRMGSRDKRERVYEFAPPKDGREVIYQRWEKRYASGVHQG from the coding sequence ATGAACGCGATAAGCGAAGTTTCACGCCAAGGATATGGTGTAAGCCAATATACACAAATCCAATCTCAACATCTACAAGAATGGCATGAAAGCGGTGTTGACACGGAAATCATCAATCTCAACGTCAAATCCCTTGAAGGAAATACACCTTATGAATACTTGATTTACAGCCCCAAAATCTCACGTCGCAACGATGGAAGATTACGAGACGGAGACTTGAAGAAATATCACCACATTGAACACGGAGGCTGGTGGTGTAGCGGAGTTGACCCACTCGACGACTACAATCCCATGATGTGGGGATGTTTCAAGCCGGATAAACCCAGACGTGACAGAAACAAAATCCATAAGTACGTCAAATATGAACACCCCTATAAAGAACCAACCAGAGCATACTTTCTAGAAGTACCGCACCGGATTTGGAGAAAAATCTCAAAAAGCTGTGGAATTGCGATCGCCCCCGAAGACCTCCTAAATCCCCAAGGTTTCTGGCATTGGGTATGGAAAAACAACGTACCAATTGTCATTGTCGAAGGAGCCAAGAAAGCAGCTTGTTTACTGACTGCCGGGTATGCCACGATCGCAATCCCTGGTATCAATTCTGGCTATCGCATTCCTAAAGATGAAGAGGGAAATATTACAGGGAAACCTTTTTTAATCCCTGACTTAAAGCACTTTGCAACTGAAGATAGACGGATTGACATTTGTTTCGATTGCGACAAGAAACGAGAAACAATGCAGCATGTCAGAACTGCGATTAAACGCATGGGGAAATTACTTGCGATGGAGAAATGCAAGGTTCGGGTTATTGAACTACCGGGACCAGAGAAGGGTGTTGATGATTTTGTAGTTGCCCAGGGAGAAGACGCATTTAACATGCTTTACCACAAAGCTGAAACTCTTGATATTTGGCAGGTTAAGTTGTTTACGTTGTTGACCTATCAGCCTGCGATTGAGTGCGATCGCAAATACCTTGGACAAATCCAAATCCCCGACACAGAAAAGCTCATCGTTCTGAAATCGGCAAAAGGAACGGGTAAGACAGAGTGGCTAACTGGTGAGGTTGCAAAGGCACACGAGCAAAATAGGAGAGTGTTAATTATTACTCACCGAATTCAGCTTGGAGAGGCTTTGTGCGATCGCTTTGGAGTGAACTATGTAACCGAAGTCAGAGACTCAGGTACAGGAGACTTACTTGGCTACGGAGTTTGCATCGACTCTCTCCACCAACAAAGCCAAGCCAGATTTAATCCTAATGATTGGTACAACGATACAGTAATCATTGATGAGTGTGACCAGGTATTCTGGCACTTACTCAACTCTGGAACTGAGGTAGCAAAACGTCGGGTTTCTGTGCTGAAAAACCTCAAGTTGCTGATTCAGAATGTATTGAGTAGTCCTCAAGGAAAGATTTACTTGGCAAGTGCGGATGTATCCGATTGTGATGTGGATTACGTACTTTCCCTGGCTGGGGAAATTAAAGTTAAGCCGTTTGCGATCGCAAACAATTACCAACCCCAATCTGGAAATTGCTACACCTATGACGGTAGTAATCCCAAGGATTTGATTGCAGCACTGGATAGAGCAATTCCCGAAGGTGGACATCATTTGCTATGTTGTTCTGCTCAAAAAGTGAAATCGAAATGGGGAACACAAGCTTTAGAGGAAAGATTTCGTCGTAAATTCCCAGATTTACGAATTTTGCGAATCGATAGCGAGTCTGTTTCTGACCCATCACATCCTGCTTTCGGTTGTATTGCCCACCTCAACGAAATTCTCACTAAATACGATTTGGTTATTGCTTCCCCAAGTTTGGAAACAGGAGTTTCTATTGACATCAAAGGTCATTTTTCCGCAGTTTGGGGAATTTTTCAGGGTGTACAGTCTGCAAACTCGGTGCGGCAGATGTTGGCGAGGGTGAGGGAAACGGTCGATCGCCACATCTGGGTAAGAAGTAGTGGCATTGGTTTTGTTGGCAATGGTTCCATATCGGTTGGTGTGTTGTTAGCCAGTCAACATGCAGCAGCAAAAGCAAATATCATGTTGTTGTCCCAAGCTGACAATGCAGATTACAGCATTGATGAGAATTTTCAACCAGAATCCCTGCAAACTTGGGCAAAGCGAGCTTGTGTAATCAATGCCCAAATGCGGTGTTATCGGGAATTTGTGTCGCAGGGGTTGGAGGAGGATGGTTATCGGGTCATTGATGCAGATAAGGTTCCAGATGAAGAATGTTACGGGGTTTACGATTCGGTAAAAACCGCTTCCAAGGAATTGTATGGGGAGGAATGTCGGGCGATCGCCTCTTCCGAAACCATCTCCGACACAGAATTTAAGAAGTTGCAGGACAAAAAGCGAAAAGTTTGTGGGGAAGGTTTCCTTCCACAAAACTTTTCAAGACAAGCTAAAACTAAAACCGAACGAAACCAGGAACGGAAAGCATTACTAAAAGAGCGTTACGGGGTTGAGGTGACACCAACACTTGTCGAGAAGGACGATCGCGGATGGTATCCACAGTTGCGACTGCATTATTTTCTCACCGTTGGACGGGAACAGCTTTTTGAGCGCGATTCCAAGAGAGCTAAATCGCAGATAGAAGCGGGTGAGAGTGCCGTTTGGAAACCAGATTTTAATCGTGGGCAGTTATTACCTGCGGTGCTGATATTGGAGGAATTGAATATTCGTTATTTTCTTACACCGGGGATAATGTTTCGCGGTTCCGATGTGGAGTTGCAGAATTTGAAGGCTTTGGCTGTGAAGCATCGATATTTTATCCGTGACTATTTGGGGGTTTCGGTTTCCGAGGGGTTGAGTGCGATCGCGATTATCCAGAAACTACTGAGTCAGATGGGGTTGAAGTTAAGCTATGTTAGCAGGATGGGGAGTAGAGATAAACGAGAGCGGGTGTATGAATTTGCTCCACCGAAAGATGGACGGGAGGTGATTTATCAAAGATGGGAAAAACGCTATGCTTCTGGTGTCCACCAGGGATAA
- a CDS encoding Hsp70 family protein, with translation MIDELGYTHLGGDDFDQKIVDWLVQEFKRIEGVDLSKSLEAKRRLIEAAENAKIDLSTSLEVEINLPFIATVGSEPKSLEMVLTRTKFESLCTDLIQRCRIPVETALQDAGLRQSQIDQVVLAGGATRIPAIKKLVCDFLGKVPNQTVNPDEVVAVGAAVQAGILSGELNFRVLDVTPLSLGISTDGGKMTVLVPKNTKLPAKRTRKISTARDNQTSAPIRVYQGESERVEENTFLHEFRLDGIPPAPRGVPKIQISYEIDENGILRVLAENKDTGQSKLVDVRLLQLIEDLRVSIKDFPPQSREEAARILNDIEAEATNPNNNPNELVNRERRLVQIFRTVKGTVDIAMFLYRLISGESIEFSMDESAEV, from the coding sequence TTGATTGATGAGCTTGGTTATACCCACCTTGGGGGTGATGATTTCGATCAGAAAATAGTTGATTGGCTCGTCCAAGAGTTTAAAAGAATTGAGGGAGTTGACCTAAGTAAGAGTCTGGAAGCTAAACGGCGTTTAATCGAAGCAGCAGAAAATGCCAAAATCGACCTTTCTACTTCTCTGGAAGTTGAAATTAATCTTCCCTTTATTGCTACTGTCGGTTCAGAGCCTAAAAGCTTAGAAATGGTACTGACAAGAACAAAATTTGAGAGTCTTTGCACTGATTTAATTCAACGTTGTCGCATTCCTGTTGAAACTGCTCTTCAAGATGCAGGATTAAGACAGTCACAAATTGATCAAGTTGTTTTAGCAGGTGGAGCAACACGTATTCCTGCAATTAAAAAACTAGTTTGCGACTTTTTGGGTAAAGTACCTAATCAGACAGTTAATCCTGATGAGGTTGTTGCTGTAGGTGCTGCTGTTCAAGCTGGTATTTTGTCAGGTGAGCTAAACTTTAGAGTACTTGATGTTACACCCTTATCTTTAGGAATTTCGACAGATGGGGGTAAAATGACAGTTCTTGTTCCCAAGAATACAAAGCTTCCAGCCAAACGCACGAGAAAAATATCTACTGCAAGAGATAATCAAACTTCGGCACCGATACGAGTTTATCAGGGAGAGTCTGAACGTGTAGAAGAAAATACTTTCTTACATGAATTTAGGTTGGATGGAATTCCACCTGCTCCTAGAGGTGTTCCCAAAATTCAAATTAGCTATGAAATAGATGAAAATGGAATACTTAGAGTTTTAGCAGAAAATAAAGATACAGGTCAGTCTAAATTAGTTGATGTTAGACTTCTCCAACTAATTGAAGATTTACGAGTTAGTATTAAAGATTTTCCGCCCCAATCAAGAGAAGAAGCTGCAAGGATACTGAATGATATTGAAGCAGAAGCTACAAATCCTAATAATAATCCTAATGAGCTTGTAAATCGTGAGCGTAGACTAGTTCAAATATTTAGAACTGTTAAAGGAACAGTTGATATAGCCATGTTTTTGTACCGGCTAATTTCAGGTGAGTCAATTGAATTCTCAATGGATGAATCGGCAGAAGTATAA
- a CDS encoding AAA-like domain-containing protein, which yields MNLLEYPQGQVPLESPFYIERPPIEVDCNEAILRPGALIRIKAPRQLGKTSLLNRILNQTSECNYQVSYLNFQLVDTELLDSLDKFLQWFCRSISEELNLPDKVNQFWDDITASKSKCTNYFQKYLLAESKTPIILGLDEVDEIFKHPTIASDFFGMLRAWHERGKNNAVWQKLRLVIAHSKEVYIPLNINQSPFNVGLPIELPELNTTQLEDLIKRHGLPGDSFILQELSNLLGGHPYLLRVALYEIARDRITLEKLKEIAPTEEGPFSDHLRRHLLNLQENTDLQAAMLNVLASEEAVVIGTSEAFKLRSMGLVKFQGNAVKPLCNLYRLYFCDRLGVN from the coding sequence ATTAACTTACTTGAATATCCTCAAGGACAAGTACCTTTAGAATCTCCTTTTTATATTGAACGTCCACCGATTGAAGTTGATTGCAACGAAGCAATTCTCAGACCTGGTGCCCTAATTCGCATTAAAGCACCAAGACAATTAGGAAAAACTTCTTTACTCAATCGTATTTTAAATCAAACTAGCGAGTGTAATTACCAGGTATCATATCTCAACTTTCAATTAGTAGATACTGAACTACTTGATAGCTTAGATAAATTTTTGCAGTGGTTCTGTCGTAGTATTAGCGAAGAGTTGAATTTACCAGATAAAGTAAATCAATTTTGGGATGATATTACTGCCAGCAAAAGTAAGTGTACTAATTACTTTCAAAAGTACTTGTTGGCAGAATCTAAAACTCCAATCATTTTGGGCTTAGATGAAGTAGATGAAATTTTTAAACACCCTACCATCGCGTCTGATTTTTTTGGAATGTTAAGGGCTTGGCATGAACGAGGAAAAAATAATGCGGTTTGGCAAAAGCTCAGGTTAGTAATTGCTCATTCTAAAGAAGTTTATATCCCTTTAAATATTAATCAGTCACCTTTTAATGTTGGTTTACCGATAGAATTACCAGAATTAAATACCACACAGCTAGAAGATTTAATTAAACGTCACGGTTTGCCTGGAGATAGCTTTATCTTGCAAGAATTGAGTAATCTATTGGGAGGACATCCCTATTTGTTACGGGTTGCACTGTACGAAATTGCCCGCGATCGCATTACCTTGGAAAAGTTAAAGGAAATTGCTCCAACCGAGGAAGGTCCATTTAGTGACCATTTACGCCGTCATTTGTTAAACTTGCAAGAAAACACAGATTTGCAAGCAGCAATGCTTAATGTTTTGGCATCTGAGGAAGCAGTAGTTATTGGCACTAGTGAAGCTTTCAAATTACGGAGTATGGGTTTAGTTAAGTTTCAGGGTAATGCGGTGAAACCTTTGTGTAATTTATATCGGCTGTATTTTTGCGATCGCCTGGGGGTTAACTGA